The Mytilus galloprovincialis chromosome 2, xbMytGall1.hap1.1, whole genome shotgun sequence genome has a window encoding:
- the LOC143064877 gene encoding trace amine-associated receptor 5-like isoform X7, which produces MANMWNKTTASKILAPIFPYEDDGNSTTLGNVSREHFSLVETAIFGTWISISMVFAIFGNLMVIAVVIRHRGMRTRTNMFLVNLAIADFLVGVLLAPFSLTTLIAKDWIFGDILCFINSFCNAAFLITSIQTLMYISIHKYLSITRPLTQITKCKILIMIGAAWGWAIVCASLTTFILSTSKYKEGTMQCGPKYPTYSTKSLTFHFIIQASNIFLPLFLMIGCYVRMFAEIKQHMQRLDENTALDRKMIFSQQRRVTITLLIVLSCFVLCWIPYCVYSNYAAFVRDKSTIPRYANAIAYCFGYMNSACNPIIYAWRSPSFREGYKEILCQEPSYVVSDANLSQAPVTRHYIRRPDKSHINGEYEIHFMTAPRGPSEDCLR; this is translated from the exons ATGGCAAATATGTGGAATAAAACAACCGCAAGTAAAATTCTTGCACCGATTTTTCCATACGAAGACGACGGAAATTCAACAACATTAGGAAATGTATCACGGGAGCATTTTTCCCTTGTGGAAACAGCAATTTTCGGAACATGGATATCCATTTCAATGGTGTTTGCTATTTTTGGCAATTTGATGGTCATAGCAGTTGTTATACGACATAGAGGCATGCGGACTAGAACTAATATGTTTTTAGTGAATTTAGCAATTGCAGATTTTTTAGTTGGAGTTTTATTAGCACCGTTTTCTCTGACAACATTAATTGCGAAGGATTGGATTTTTGGAGATATTCTATGCTTTATAAATAGTTTTTGCAACGCAGCATTTCTTATAACATCCATACAGACTTTAATGTATATAAGTATACACAAGTATTTATCTATCACTCGCCCGCTTactcaaataacaaaatgtaaaatctTAATTATGATTGGTGCTGCATGGGGATGGGCTATTGTATGTGCATCCCTCACAACATTCATTCTGAGtacatcaaaatataaagaaggaacGATGCAATGTGGACCTAAATACCCTACATATTCTACAAAATCGCTTACTTTCCATTTCATAATCCAAGCATCTAACATATTTCTTCCGCTTTTTCTGATGATTGGGTGCTATGTCCGCATGTTTGCAGAGATAAAGCAGCACATGCAGAGATTAGATGAGAATACAGCACTAGACCGCAAAATGATTTTTAGTCAACAGAGGAGAGTTACCATCACATTATTAATTGTCCTATCTTGCTTTGTATTATGTTGGATACCGTACTGTGTTTACTCTAACTACGCAGCATTTGTACGAGACAAGTCAACAATACCAAGATATGCCAATGCTATT GCCTACTGTTTTGGTTATATGAATTCCGCCTGTAATCCTATTATATATGCTTGGCGTAGTCCGTCCTTTCGAGAGGGTTACAAGGAGATATTATGTCAGGAACCATCCTATGTCGTATCTGATG CCAATCTATCTCAAGCCCCTGTTACAAGACATTACATCAGAAGACCAGATAAATCTCATATTAATGGAGAGTATGAG
- the LOC143064877 gene encoding trace amine-associated receptor 5-like isoform X8: protein MANMWNKTTASKILAPIFPYEDDGNSTTLGNVSREHFSLVETAIFGTWISISMVFAIFGNLMVIAVVIRHRGMRTRTNMFLVNLAIADFLVGVLLAPFSLTTLIAKDWIFGDILCFINSFCNAAFLITSIQTLMYISIHKYLSITRPLTQITKCKILIMIGAAWGWAIVCASLTTFILSTSKYKEGTMQCGPKYPTYSTKSLTFHFIIQASNIFLPLFLMIGCYVRMFAEIKQHMQRLDENTALDRKMIFSQQRRVTITLLIVLSCFVLCWIPYCVYSNYAAFVRDKSTIPRYANAIAYCFGYMNSACNPIIYAWRSPSFREGYKEILCQEPSYVVSDGPLGTINIRTRRPTPEISKEIRNRKISGP from the exons ATGGCAAATATGTGGAATAAAACAACCGCAAGTAAAATTCTTGCACCGATTTTTCCATACGAAGACGACGGAAATTCAACAACATTAGGAAATGTATCACGGGAGCATTTTTCCCTTGTGGAAACAGCAATTTTCGGAACATGGATATCCATTTCAATGGTGTTTGCTATTTTTGGCAATTTGATGGTCATAGCAGTTGTTATACGACATAGAGGCATGCGGACTAGAACTAATATGTTTTTAGTGAATTTAGCAATTGCAGATTTTTTAGTTGGAGTTTTATTAGCACCGTTTTCTCTGACAACATTAATTGCGAAGGATTGGATTTTTGGAGATATTCTATGCTTTATAAATAGTTTTTGCAACGCAGCATTTCTTATAACATCCATACAGACTTTAATGTATATAAGTATACACAAGTATTTATCTATCACTCGCCCGCTTactcaaataacaaaatgtaaaatctTAATTATGATTGGTGCTGCATGGGGATGGGCTATTGTATGTGCATCCCTCACAACATTCATTCTGAGtacatcaaaatataaagaaggaacGATGCAATGTGGACCTAAATACCCTACATATTCTACAAAATCGCTTACTTTCCATTTCATAATCCAAGCATCTAACATATTTCTTCCGCTTTTTCTGATGATTGGGTGCTATGTCCGCATGTTTGCAGAGATAAAGCAGCACATGCAGAGATTAGATGAGAATACAGCACTAGACCGCAAAATGATTTTTAGTCAACAGAGGAGAGTTACCATCACATTATTAATTGTCCTATCTTGCTTTGTATTATGTTGGATACCGTACTGTGTTTACTCTAACTACGCAGCATTTGTACGAGACAAGTCAACAATACCAAGATATGCCAATGCTATT GCCTACTGTTTTGGTTATATGAATTCCGCCTGTAATCCTATTATATATGCTTGGCGTAGTCCGTCCTTTCGAGAGGGTTACAAGGAGATATTATGTCAGGAACCATCCTATGTCGTATCTGATG GTCCATTAGGTACAATTAATATCAGAACAAGAAGACCAACACCAGAGATAAGTAAAGAAATACGGAATCGAAAAATTTCTGGACCTTGA
- the LOC143064877 gene encoding trace amine-associated receptor 5-like isoform X10, giving the protein MANMWNKTTASKILAPIFPYEDDGNSTTLGNVSREHFSLVETAIFGTWISISMVFAIFGNLMVIAVVIRHRGMRTRTNMFLVNLAIADFLVGVLLAPFSLTTLIAKDWIFGDILCFINSFCNAAFLITSIQTLMYISIHKYLSITRPLTQITKCKILIMIGAAWGWAIVCASLTTFILSTSKYKEGTMQCGPKYPTYSTKSLTFHFIIQASNIFLPLFLMIGCYVRMFAEIKQHMQRLDENTALDRKMIFSQQRRVTITLLIVLSCFVLCWIPYCVYSNYAAFVRDKSTIPRYANAIAYCFGYMNSACNPIIYAWRSPSFREGYKEILCQEPSYVVSDDDPQEKLPKMLVCMYKSHEFILQN; this is encoded by the exons ATGGCAAATATGTGGAATAAAACAACCGCAAGTAAAATTCTTGCACCGATTTTTCCATACGAAGACGACGGAAATTCAACAACATTAGGAAATGTATCACGGGAGCATTTTTCCCTTGTGGAAACAGCAATTTTCGGAACATGGATATCCATTTCAATGGTGTTTGCTATTTTTGGCAATTTGATGGTCATAGCAGTTGTTATACGACATAGAGGCATGCGGACTAGAACTAATATGTTTTTAGTGAATTTAGCAATTGCAGATTTTTTAGTTGGAGTTTTATTAGCACCGTTTTCTCTGACAACATTAATTGCGAAGGATTGGATTTTTGGAGATATTCTATGCTTTATAAATAGTTTTTGCAACGCAGCATTTCTTATAACATCCATACAGACTTTAATGTATATAAGTATACACAAGTATTTATCTATCACTCGCCCGCTTactcaaataacaaaatgtaaaatctTAATTATGATTGGTGCTGCATGGGGATGGGCTATTGTATGTGCATCCCTCACAACATTCATTCTGAGtacatcaaaatataaagaaggaacGATGCAATGTGGACCTAAATACCCTACATATTCTACAAAATCGCTTACTTTCCATTTCATAATCCAAGCATCTAACATATTTCTTCCGCTTTTTCTGATGATTGGGTGCTATGTCCGCATGTTTGCAGAGATAAAGCAGCACATGCAGAGATTAGATGAGAATACAGCACTAGACCGCAAAATGATTTTTAGTCAACAGAGGAGAGTTACCATCACATTATTAATTGTCCTATCTTGCTTTGTATTATGTTGGATACCGTACTGTGTTTACTCTAACTACGCAGCATTTGTACGAGACAAGTCAACAATACCAAGATATGCCAATGCTATT GCCTACTGTTTTGGTTATATGAATTCCGCCTGTAATCCTATTATATATGCTTGGCGTAGTCCGTCCTTTCGAGAGGGTTACAAGGAGATATTATGTCAGGAACCATCCTATGTCGTATCTGATG
- the LOC143064877 gene encoding trace amine-associated receptor 5-like isoform X9 — MANMWNKTTASKILAPIFPYEDDGNSTTLGNVSREHFSLVETAIFGTWISISMVFAIFGNLMVIAVVIRHRGMRTRTNMFLVNLAIADFLVGVLLAPFSLTTLIAKDWIFGDILCFINSFCNAAFLITSIQTLMYISIHKYLSITRPLTQITKCKILIMIGAAWGWAIVCASLTTFILSTSKYKEGTMQCGPKYPTYSTKSLTFHFIIQASNIFLPLFLMIGCYVRMFAEIKQHMQRLDENTALDRKMIFSQQRRVTITLLIVLSCFVLCWIPYCVYSNYAAFVRDKSTIPRYANAIAYCFGYMNSACNPIIYAWRSPSFREGYKEILCQEPSYVVSDANLSQAPVTRHYIRRPDKSHINGEYEVH, encoded by the exons ATGGCAAATATGTGGAATAAAACAACCGCAAGTAAAATTCTTGCACCGATTTTTCCATACGAAGACGACGGAAATTCAACAACATTAGGAAATGTATCACGGGAGCATTTTTCCCTTGTGGAAACAGCAATTTTCGGAACATGGATATCCATTTCAATGGTGTTTGCTATTTTTGGCAATTTGATGGTCATAGCAGTTGTTATACGACATAGAGGCATGCGGACTAGAACTAATATGTTTTTAGTGAATTTAGCAATTGCAGATTTTTTAGTTGGAGTTTTATTAGCACCGTTTTCTCTGACAACATTAATTGCGAAGGATTGGATTTTTGGAGATATTCTATGCTTTATAAATAGTTTTTGCAACGCAGCATTTCTTATAACATCCATACAGACTTTAATGTATATAAGTATACACAAGTATTTATCTATCACTCGCCCGCTTactcaaataacaaaatgtaaaatctTAATTATGATTGGTGCTGCATGGGGATGGGCTATTGTATGTGCATCCCTCACAACATTCATTCTGAGtacatcaaaatataaagaaggaacGATGCAATGTGGACCTAAATACCCTACATATTCTACAAAATCGCTTACTTTCCATTTCATAATCCAAGCATCTAACATATTTCTTCCGCTTTTTCTGATGATTGGGTGCTATGTCCGCATGTTTGCAGAGATAAAGCAGCACATGCAGAGATTAGATGAGAATACAGCACTAGACCGCAAAATGATTTTTAGTCAACAGAGGAGAGTTACCATCACATTATTAATTGTCCTATCTTGCTTTGTATTATGTTGGATACCGTACTGTGTTTACTCTAACTACGCAGCATTTGTACGAGACAAGTCAACAATACCAAGATATGCCAATGCTATT GCCTACTGTTTTGGTTATATGAATTCCGCCTGTAATCCTATTATATATGCTTGGCGTAGTCCGTCCTTTCGAGAGGGTTACAAGGAGATATTATGTCAGGAACCATCCTATGTCGTATCTGATG CCAATCTATCTCAAGCCCCTGTTACAAGACATTACATCAGAAGACCAGATAAATCTCATATTAATGGAGAGTATGAG GTCCATTAG
- the LOC143064877 gene encoding beta-4C adrenergic receptor-like isoform X11, translating to MANMWNKTTASKILAPIFPYEDDGNSTTLGNVSREHFSLVETAIFGTWISISMVFAIFGNLMVIAVVIRHRGMRTRTNMFLVNLAIADFLVGVLLAPFSLTTLIAKDWIFGDILCFINSFCNAAFLITSIQTLMYISIHKYLSITRPLTQITKCKILIMIGAAWGWAIVCASLTTFILSTSKYKEGTMQCGPKYPTYSTKSLTFHFIIQASNIFLPLFLMIGCYVRMFAEIKQHMQRLDENTALDRKMIFSQQRRVTITLLIVLSCFVLCWIPYCVYSNYAAFVRDKSTIPRYANAIAYCFGYMNSACNPIIYAWRSPSFREGYKEILCQEPSYVVSDVTRDLM from the exons ATGGCAAATATGTGGAATAAAACAACCGCAAGTAAAATTCTTGCACCGATTTTTCCATACGAAGACGACGGAAATTCAACAACATTAGGAAATGTATCACGGGAGCATTTTTCCCTTGTGGAAACAGCAATTTTCGGAACATGGATATCCATTTCAATGGTGTTTGCTATTTTTGGCAATTTGATGGTCATAGCAGTTGTTATACGACATAGAGGCATGCGGACTAGAACTAATATGTTTTTAGTGAATTTAGCAATTGCAGATTTTTTAGTTGGAGTTTTATTAGCACCGTTTTCTCTGACAACATTAATTGCGAAGGATTGGATTTTTGGAGATATTCTATGCTTTATAAATAGTTTTTGCAACGCAGCATTTCTTATAACATCCATACAGACTTTAATGTATATAAGTATACACAAGTATTTATCTATCACTCGCCCGCTTactcaaataacaaaatgtaaaatctTAATTATGATTGGTGCTGCATGGGGATGGGCTATTGTATGTGCATCCCTCACAACATTCATTCTGAGtacatcaaaatataaagaaggaacGATGCAATGTGGACCTAAATACCCTACATATTCTACAAAATCGCTTACTTTCCATTTCATAATCCAAGCATCTAACATATTTCTTCCGCTTTTTCTGATGATTGGGTGCTATGTCCGCATGTTTGCAGAGATAAAGCAGCACATGCAGAGATTAGATGAGAATACAGCACTAGACCGCAAAATGATTTTTAGTCAACAGAGGAGAGTTACCATCACATTATTAATTGTCCTATCTTGCTTTGTATTATGTTGGATACCGTACTGTGTTTACTCTAACTACGCAGCATTTGTACGAGACAAGTCAACAATACCAAGATATGCCAATGCTATT GCCTACTGTTTTGGTTATATGAATTCCGCCTGTAATCCTATTATATATGCTTGGCGTAGTCCGTCCTTTCGAGAGGGTTACAAGGAGATATTATGTCAGGAACCATCCTATGTCGTATCTGATG